The following proteins are co-located in the Xyrauchen texanus isolate HMW12.3.18 chromosome 41, RBS_HiC_50CHRs, whole genome shotgun sequence genome:
- the LOC127634541 gene encoding serine/threonine-protein kinase Sgk3-like, which yields MEDHPSCPSVSIPCYNEQRDKKKRFTVYKVMVNVGRHEWFVFRRYAEFDKLYNTLKKQFPALNLKIPAKRIFGDNFDPEFIKQRRAGLHEFIQRIVSHPQLSNHSDVRVFLHMDKSRNFSDASEDEDDKSNSTSRNINLGPSANPHAKPSDFDFLKVIGKGSFGKVLLAKRKRDGKCYAVKVLQKKVILNRREQKHIMAERNVLLKNVKHPFLVGLHYSFQTTDKLYFVLDFVNGGELFFHLQKERTFPEPRAKFYIAEMGSALGYLHSLNIVYRDLKPENILLDSQGHIVLTDFGLCKEGISQADTTTTFCGTPEYLAPEVLRKQPYDNTVDWWCLGSVLYEMLYGLPPFYSKDTQEMYDNILHKELVMRPGASTAAWSILQALLEKDHCKRLGYGNDFNEVKGHEFFSSINWDDLEQKKLPPPFNPSVESQYDISNFDPEFTEETVPNSVCFSSGQSIVNASVLEADDAFLGFSYVPPSEDSFL from the exons ATGGAAGACCACCCTAGCTGCCCCAGTGTCAGCATTCCCTGCTACAATGAGCAGAGAGACAAGAAGAAACGCTTTACT GTTTACAAAGTAATGGTCAATGTTGGAAGGCATGAGTGGTTTGTATTCCGAAGATATGCAGAATTTGACAAACTCTACAACACA TTGAAAAAGCAGTTTCCTGCTCTGAATTTGAAGATTCCTGCTAAGAGAATATTTGGGGACAACTTTGACCCAG AGTTTATAAAGCAGAGAAGAGCGGGGCTACATGAGTTCATTCAGAGGATTGTGTCCCATCCACAGCTCAGCAACCA TTCTGATGTCAGAGTCTTTCTACACATGGACAAATCGAGAAACTTCTCCGATGCCTCAGAGGATGAAGATGACAAG AGTAACTCAACCTCTAGAAACATTAACCTGGGGCCATCTGCAAATCCACA TGCAAAGCCCAGTGACTTTGACTTTCTTAAAGTCATAGGAAAGGGAAGCTTTGGAAAg GTTCTCCTCGCAAAGAGGAAACGGGATGGGAAGTGTTACGCCGTCAAAGTCTTGCAAAAAAAGGTCATTTTAAACAGGAGAGAG CAAAAGCACATAATGGCTGAGCGTAATGTATTGCTGAAGAATGTTAAACACCCCTTCCTGGTTGGACTTCACTATTCCTTTCAGACAACAGACAAGTTATACTTTGTCCTGGATTTTGTCAATGGTGGAGAA CTGTTCTTTCACCTGCAAAAAGAGCGAACCTTCCCTGAACCCAGAGCTAAATTCTACATTGCTGAGATGGGGAGCGCTTTGGGTTACCTGCATTCTCTAAACATTGTTTACAG GGATTTGAAACCAGAAAATATCCTGCTTGACTCTCAA GGACACATCGTTTTGACTGACTTTGGACTGTGTAAGGAGGGCATCTCCCAAGCAGATACAACAACCACATTTTGTGGAACACCTGAG TATCTAGCTCCAGAGGTACTCCGGAAACAACCCTATGATAACACAGTGGACTGGTGGTGCCTGGGATCTGTGCTCTATGAAATGCTGTATGGGCTG CCACCGTTCTACAGCAAGGACACACAGGAGATGTATGACAACATTCTTCATAAGGAGCTGGTAATGCGCCCTGGGGCATCCACAGCTGCATGGTCCATCCTTCAGGCCCTGCTGGAGAAAGACCACTGCAAGAGGCTTGGCTACGGAAATGACTTT AATGAAGTCAAAGGGCATGAATTTTTCTCATCCATCAACTGGGATGATCTTGAACAGAAAAAGCTCCCGCCCCCATTCAACCCTAGTGTG GAATCCCAGTATGACATCTCAAACTTTGATCCAGAGTTTACAGAGGAAACAGTGCCGAACTCTGTGTGCTTCTCTTCGGGGCAGTCAATAGTTAACGCTAGCGTATTGGAGGCTGATGATGCTTTCCTGGGATTTTCCTATGTTCCACCATCAGAAGATTCTTTCCTGTAA
- the LOC127634580 gene encoding myb-related protein A-like — MANMKSRSEDEDDERHSTDPDIRDPKNSKKTLCKIKWSRDEDEKLKKLVEQHGTDTWKFIANFFPTRTDGQCQHRWQKVLNPELVKGPWTKEEDQRVIELVHKYGPKRWSVIAKHLQGRIGKQCRERWHNHLNPEVKKSSWTQEEDCIIYEAHKRLGNRWAEISKLLPGRTDNSIKNHWNSTMRRKVEHEGYLGEGSKIYGSDPGQKKRTKASPVVEYPHKQNQLILSGQSQQHRYPYGSQMSHCMDNITVEVLSFVSPCHDDPEKEKRIKELELLLMSAESEVRRHSGPRNPESYSSWSDSLHDDTVTTTESLDDRRGELCRLEEGQSAAMSLPVSPSKFLAAEASAVLSTLETIPDFAETMELIDSDPMAWSDVTSFDLSEGGSSPKPTNSDGVCPTVNRNTESLGYPINAPAVPDMSRQCAAMNQGKSVTLSNTCMNRFSTPPPFIMRKKRRDRGDQSPADESNCGPFLDNSGISPKNTPVKGLPFSPSQFFNISGGEPLTLDNPALTSTPVCGQKCLHNTPHQRETTPKHQKENAGFRTPKIHKNSMVHTPRTPTPFKNALAAQEKMHGPLRIVPQPLALLEEDIREVLKEETGSDIFTQEQNQLQCISYEVTLVAPARKVRKSLMLDSWEKDCLNVQLFPQQISTQQANNEWEAVVFGKTEDQLIMTEQARRYLNTNTAICIAKALIL; from the exons ATGGCCAACATGAAGTCTCGCAG TGAAGATGAGGATGATGAACGTCATTCTACAGATCCTGACATCAGGGACCCCAAAAATTCAAAAAAGACCCTTTGCAAAATTAAATGGTCACGGGACGAG GATGAGAAGCTAAAGAAACTTGTTGAGCAACACGGAACTGACACTTGGAAATTTATAGCAAATTTTTTCCCA ACAAGAACAGATGGTCAATGTCAGCACCGTTGGCAAAAGGTGCTCAACCCGGAGCTGGTGAAAGGACCCTGGACAAAAGAGGAGGATCAGAGG GTGATCGAGCTTGTTCATAAGTATGGTCCCAAACGGTGGTCAGTGATTGCCAAGCACTTACAGGGCCGCATAGGCAAACAGTGCCGGGAGCGCTGGCACAATCACCTCAACCCAGAAGTAAAGAAATCCTCGTGGACTCAGGAAGAAGATTGCATTATCTATGAAGCTCATAAACGCCTGGGAAACCGCTGGGCTGAGATTTCAAAGCTGCTGCCTGGAAG GACAGACAACTCCATTAAGAATCATTGGAACTCCACCATGCGCAGAAAGGTAGAACATGAGGGCTACTTGGGGGAGGGCAGTAAGATCTACGGCAGTGACCCTGGCCAGAAGAAACGGACCAAAGCCAGCCCAGTGGTGGAATATCCACACAAACAGAATCAATTGATCCTGAGCGGCCAATCACAG CAGCACAGATACCCGTATGGTTCACAAATGAGCCATTGTATGGACAACATTACTGTCGAGGTCTTAAGCTTTGTGTCG CCGTGCCATGATGAcccagagaaagagaaaagaattAAGGAGCTAGAGCTGTTGCTAATGTCAGCTGAGAGTGAAGTCAGAAGACATTCGGGCCCTCGT AATCCAGAGAGTTACTCCAGCTGGTCAGACAGCCTCCACGATGATACTGTCACCACTACAGAGAGTTTGGATGATAGAAGAGGTGAGCTGTGTCGTTTAGAGGAGGGCCAGTCTGCTGCTATGTCTCTGCCTGTCTCTCCTAGCAAGTTCTTGGCTGCTGAGGCCAGCGCTGTGCTGTCCACTCTAGAGACCATACCAGATTTTGCAGAGACCATGGAGCTCATAGACTCT GATCCTATGGCTTGGAGTGATGTGACCAGCTTTGATCTCTCTGAGGGAGGCTCCTCCCCAAAGCCCACTAACTCCGATGGGGTTTGTCCAACAGTGAATAGGAACACAGAAAGCCTTGGCTACCCAATAAATGCTCCCGCTGTCCCAGATATGAGCAGACAGTGTGCTGCCATGAACCAAGGCAAGTCTGTAACTCTCTCCAATACCTGCATGAACAGGTTCAGCACTCCACCACCATTTATTATGagaaagaagagaagagacagaGGGGATCAGTCCCCTGCAGATGAAAGTAACTGCGGCCCTTTCTTAGACAACAGTGGAATCTCACCAAAAAACACCCCTGTCAAAGGCCTACCGTTCTCCCCATCTCAG TTTTTCAACATATCTGGTGGTGAGCCCTTGACCTTGGACAATCCAGCTCTTACCTCCACCCCTGtgtgtggacagaaatgtctACACAATACACCCCACCAGAGAGAGACCACACCAAAACACCAGAAGGAGAATGCAGG TTTTAGGACCCCCAAAATCCACAAGAACAGTATGGTCCACACGCCAAGGACACCAACCCCTTTCAAAAACGCCCTGGCTGCCCAGGAGAAGATGCATGGGCCATTAAGAATTGTG CCCCAGCCTCTGGCGCTTCTTGAGGAGGACATCAGAGAGGTTCTCAAAGAAGAAACAGGGTCTGACATCTTCACACAAGAGCAGAATCAGCTTCAGTGCATATCTTATGAGGTAACCCTTGTAG CTCCTGCTAGGAAGGTGAGAAAGTCTCTGATGTTGGACAGCTGGGAAAAAGACTGTCTGAATGTACAGCTGTTTCCCCAACAGA TTTCCACCCAGCAGGCCAACAACGAGTGGGAGGCGGTAGTCTTTGGGAAGACAGAGGATCAGCTAATTATGACCGAGCAGGCGAGGCGTTACTTAAACACCAACACCGCCATCTGCATTGCCAAAGCTCTCATCCTTTGA